The Nothobranchius furzeri strain GRZ-AD chromosome 8, NfurGRZ-RIMD1, whole genome shotgun sequence genome includes a region encoding these proteins:
- the cks2 gene encoding cyclin-dependent kinases regulatory subunit 2: MSKKQIFYSDKYNDDEFEYRHVVLPKQLSKLVPTSHLMTEEEWRGLGVQQSQGWIHYMIHKPEPHILLFRRPLTKE; encoded by the exons ATGTCGAAAAAACAGATTTTCTACTCTGACAAGTACAACGACGACGAGTTCGAGTACAG GCACGTTGTGCTCCCGAAGCAGCTGTCCAAACTGGTGCCGACCTCCCATTTGATGACAGAAGAAGAATGGAGAGGTCTGGGGGTGCAACAGAGCCAGGGCTGGATCCACTACATGATCCACAAACCAG AGCCACATATACTACTTTTCAGAAGGCCTCTAACTAAGGAATGA